The Algoriphagus sanaruensis genome window below encodes:
- a CDS encoding DUF4924 family protein: MQSVAEKKKSQNIGEYLIYMYQMEDLIRSFQGNMEEIRQYVIAHYPVGEAERKQITSWFEGLLNQMKSEEILEKGHLQELNDLVEHLLQLHYRLLKTDKSYFETYHQAKPHILESILAANGENPGNEIQICLNGIYGLLLCRLLGKKVTEEQLKAAEAFGEVLSLLNLVYQQELVERN; this comes from the coding sequence ATGCAATCTGTTGCCGAAAAGAAAAAGTCTCAAAACATTGGCGAGTACCTGATCTATATGTATCAGATGGAGGATTTAATCCGGTCATTTCAGGGGAACATGGAGGAAATCCGGCAGTATGTGATCGCACATTACCCCGTTGGTGAGGCAGAAAGGAAGCAAATTACTTCCTGGTTTGAAGGACTGCTTAACCAAATGAAAAGTGAAGAAATTCTAGAAAAAGGCCATCTTCAGGAGCTCAATGATCTTGTGGAACACCTGCTGCAACTTCACTACCGATTACTTAAAACGGATAAGTCTTACTTTGAAACCTATCACCAAGCCAAACCTCATATCCTTGAATCGATCTTGGCAGCCAACGGGGAAAATCCCGGAAACGAAATCCAAATCTGTCTCAACGGGATCTATGGCCTACTCCTCTGCCGATTGCTTGGTAAAAAAGTTACTGAGGAGCAGCTCAAAGCCGCCGAAGCTTTTGGAGAAGTGTTAAGCCTGCTAAACTTGGTTTACCAGCAGGAACTGGTTGAACGAAATTGA